From Nitratidesulfovibrio vulgaris str. Hildenborough, a single genomic window includes:
- a CDS encoding pseudouridine synthase — protein sequence MTHDARRITIAPDDAGRRLDAVLAPLCPGMGLRGRRRLCDEGLVLVNGHPRRPGHHVATGDEVVLVDAADGTTGQGKAGPSTTGPSTTGTDTAEAAMAARTSAGTTSPEGTACDAEALLPAPGPVADPTGHPKGEDPLAPLRPGGEAHAAGLRLILPLDGATDSPPPTGGVPRLVAVYKPGGLHSAALAGGRAPNAENLLPALKLLNRLDGPTSGILMLAGDTAGERQWRKAEDEGGTRKTYLAVCTGRLERGTVVRAALDTARRTVTRVRPCDTDDRLRHTEVVPLAHFRLGDLANLITDDTAGAPACDETVTLVCCRIRKGARHQIRAHMAHIGHPLLGDDVYAAPASPPPGRMPLFLHHSRITLPGFSAACLPSWLECLPDAAAAAARRILLDDERP from the coding sequence ATGACGCACGACGCCCGTCGCATCACCATCGCACCGGACGACGCGGGTCGACGCCTCGATGCCGTTCTCGCGCCTCTGTGCCCCGGCATGGGACTGCGCGGCAGACGCAGGCTGTGCGACGAAGGGCTTGTTCTGGTGAATGGGCACCCCCGCCGCCCCGGACATCATGTGGCCACCGGTGACGAGGTCGTGCTGGTCGACGCCGCAGACGGCACGACCGGGCAAGGCAAGGCCGGGCCGAGTACGACCGGGCCGAGTACGACCGGGACAGATACGGCCGAAGCAGCCATGGCAGCCCGCACCTCGGCGGGCACGACATCGCCGGAGGGGACTGCGTGTGACGCAGAAGCCCTCCTACCCGCACCCGGCCCCGTTGCCGACCCGACAGGTCACCCGAAAGGCGAAGACCCGCTCGCCCCCCTTCGCCCCGGAGGAGAGGCCCACGCTGCGGGACTCCGCCTCATCCTCCCCCTTGACGGTGCGACAGACTCTCCTCCCCCCACGGGCGGGGTTCCCCGTCTGGTGGCCGTGTACAAGCCGGGGGGGCTGCACTCTGCCGCACTCGCGGGAGGGCGTGCGCCGAATGCCGAGAACCTGCTGCCAGCCCTGAAGCTTCTCAACAGGCTAGACGGCCCCACGTCCGGCATCCTCATGCTGGCGGGCGACACTGCGGGTGAACGTCAATGGCGGAAAGCGGAGGATGAGGGCGGAACACGCAAGACCTACCTTGCCGTCTGCACAGGGCGGCTTGAGAGGGGCACGGTCGTCCGCGCCGCGCTGGACACGGCACGCCGCACCGTGACGCGGGTCCGGCCCTGCGACACGGACGACAGGCTGCGCCACACCGAGGTCGTGCCGCTTGCCCACTTCAGGCTGGGCGACCTCGCGAACCTCATCACCGACGACACAGCAGGTGCACCGGCATGCGATGAGACCGTCACGCTGGTGTGCTGCCGCATCCGCAAGGGCGCACGCCACCAGATTCGTGCCCACATGGCTCACATCGGCCACCCCCTGCTGGGCGACGACGTGTATGCGGCCCCGGCATCGCCCCCTCCGGGGCGGATGCCCCTGTTCCTGCATCACAGCCGCATCACCCTGCCGGGATTCTCGGCGGCATGCCTTCCTTCATGGCTGGAATGCCTGCCCGACGCCGCAGCGGCTGCCGCCCGGCGCATCCTCCTCGACGACGAGAGGCCCTGA
- a CDS encoding ATP-binding protein — MARRKDKQHRARMVQAESTIRTLRRERVLHDSQVEQLRRTGALYRSVFERIPVMVFVWRVARDVGASRLIDMNPLAKAYLENVPRNGDDGSPDLPESPDLLGSLLPWLVESPFGEALRRVHAEGGTLEIPALRHGAAGGGRFWRCIFCRLPLGDVIAISEDITAAQETGAALVTSERGYRTLVENIPDIVVRFDARGRLLFANPALRRFVRSKRLPSGHVTGQPLGQQPAMLRELRERVQLAMSSGEVQRAELEERTRQGRRFFEWRIVPEPAPDGGDATVLCIGRDVSAMRRATEDYRALFNGMLSAFALHEIICDGAGVPVDYRFLAVNPAFERMTGLLASEMVGRTARDVLPGLESEWLQRYGQVALTGVPVTFEAFNRDLGKYFKVSAYRPAERQFACMFHDVTDRVRGREERRSNARRMAALQRIFRMKEPEEVVARYALTQSMQLTGARVGRVVLHDPETRVIRHIVDHGDPLFGTEGWQWASVAHGGAGGDDTDGGAAGGRGPDEPEGIAGPRRVPPQPDAGHVAEPDRARLDDLMTRAAAGMGPLASELTHGRHGPHARHLAVPVRLDGRLGAVAVLLDKPTPFTRADIKQLDLLMRGMLEHLERRRSLHRLSLAKEHAESANRAKSEFLANMSHELRTPLNGMLGMLQLLEAGDLDRDQNELVHIALDSGRTLLRVLSDILDLSRIEAGRMELRHDRFSPEEAVRQVYDMFAQDARIRGLRLRWRCDELPCEVWGDGTRLRQILFNLLGNAMKFTHEGTVGVEVCAVRRTEESVRLLFSVSDTGIGIPHDRLMSIFEPFTQLDGSTTRRYSGTGLGLGIVRRLVHLMGGGLNVESALGEGTAVHVCLPFRLPSGGGVTCDVMDSTPALRRPLKVLVAEDEAVNRMTLSRCLHHLGHEAVCVTNGLEAVEALREGRFDCVLMDIQMPELDGLEALARIRAEAGEQARALPPVVALTAHAMEGDRERFLAAGMSAYIPKPIELGELERVLLRLAAAMP, encoded by the coding sequence ATGGCGCGACGTAAGGACAAGCAACACCGTGCCCGGATGGTACAGGCCGAGAGCACCATCCGGACCCTTCGTCGCGAGAGGGTGTTGCACGATTCGCAGGTGGAACAACTGCGGCGTACCGGGGCACTCTATCGAAGCGTCTTCGAGCGCATACCCGTCATGGTCTTCGTGTGGCGCGTCGCACGTGATGTGGGGGCATCACGCCTTATCGACATGAATCCCCTTGCAAAGGCCTATCTCGAGAATGTGCCCCGCAATGGCGATGACGGTTCGCCCGACTTGCCCGAATCCCCCGATTTGCTCGGTTCGCTGCTGCCATGGCTTGTGGAATCCCCCTTCGGGGAGGCCCTGCGCCGGGTCCATGCGGAAGGGGGAACCCTCGAGATTCCGGCCCTGCGACATGGCGCAGCCGGTGGGGGACGATTCTGGCGGTGCATCTTCTGCAGACTGCCCCTTGGCGATGTCATCGCCATATCCGAGGACATCACGGCCGCGCAGGAGACCGGGGCGGCACTCGTAACCAGCGAGCGCGGATACCGCACGCTGGTGGAGAACATTCCGGACATCGTGGTGCGCTTCGATGCGCGTGGACGGCTGCTCTTTGCGAACCCGGCGTTGCGTCGTTTCGTGCGCAGCAAGCGACTGCCCTCTGGTCACGTGACGGGGCAGCCACTTGGGCAGCAGCCTGCGATGCTGCGTGAACTGCGGGAGAGAGTCCAGCTGGCGATGTCCTCCGGTGAGGTGCAGCGGGCGGAGTTGGAAGAGCGCACGCGGCAGGGGCGCCGGTTCTTCGAGTGGCGTATCGTTCCCGAGCCCGCCCCTGATGGAGGGGACGCCACGGTATTGTGCATAGGCCGCGACGTGTCGGCCATGCGCAGGGCAACCGAGGACTACCGTGCCCTGTTCAACGGCATGCTGAGTGCGTTCGCACTGCATGAGATCATCTGCGACGGGGCCGGAGTACCCGTCGACTATCGTTTTCTGGCCGTCAATCCGGCCTTCGAACGTATGACCGGGTTGCTGGCGTCCGAGATGGTGGGGCGCACGGCGCGGGATGTACTGCCGGGATTGGAGAGCGAGTGGTTGCAGCGCTACGGTCAGGTGGCCCTCACGGGGGTTCCTGTGACGTTCGAGGCGTTCAACCGTGATCTTGGCAAGTATTTCAAGGTGTCGGCCTATCGGCCTGCCGAACGCCAGTTCGCCTGCATGTTCCATGACGTGACCGACCGGGTGCGCGGGCGCGAGGAGCGACGCAGCAATGCCCGGCGTATGGCGGCGTTGCAGCGCATCTTCCGCATGAAGGAGCCGGAGGAGGTGGTCGCGCGGTATGCGTTGACGCAAAGTATGCAGCTGACGGGGGCACGGGTGGGCCGCGTGGTGCTCCATGACCCCGAAACGCGGGTCATCAGGCATATCGTGGACCATGGGGACCCGCTCTTCGGGACGGAAGGCTGGCAATGGGCCTCCGTGGCGCATGGCGGTGCCGGGGGGGATGATACCGATGGGGGCGCGGCAGGTGGCAGGGGCCCGGATGAGCCCGAGGGCATCGCAGGGCCGCGACGCGTGCCGCCCCAGCCCGATGCCGGACATGTCGCGGAACCCGACCGGGCCCGTCTGGACGACTTGATGACCCGGGCGGCGGCAGGCATGGGGCCGTTGGCCAGTGAACTCACCCATGGCAGGCACGGGCCGCACGCCCGGCATCTTGCCGTCCCGGTCAGGCTCGACGGCAGACTTGGGGCTGTGGCCGTATTGCTCGACAAGCCTACTCCCTTCACCCGTGCCGACATCAAACAACTCGACCTGCTCATGCGCGGGATGCTCGAACACCTCGAACGTCGTCGCTCGTTGCACAGGCTGTCACTCGCCAAGGAGCATGCGGAATCGGCCAACAGGGCCAAGAGCGAGTTCCTTGCCAACATGAGTCACGAACTGCGGACACCGTTGAACGGCATGCTGGGGATGCTCCAGTTGCTGGAGGCGGGCGACCTCGACCGTGACCAGAACGAACTTGTGCACATCGCCCTCGATTCGGGGCGCACGCTTCTGCGGGTTCTCAGCGACATCCTCGACCTGTCGCGCATCGAAGCCGGACGCATGGAATTGCGGCACGACCGCTTTTCACCTGAAGAGGCAGTGCGGCAGGTGTACGACATGTTCGCGCAGGACGCGCGCATCAGGGGGCTTCGCCTGCGGTGGCGTTGTGACGAACTGCCCTGCGAGGTGTGGGGAGACGGTACCAGGCTGCGGCAGATACTCTTCAATCTGCTCGGCAATGCCATGAAGTTCACGCACGAGGGGACTGTGGGGGTCGAGGTGTGCGCCGTGAGGCGTACGGAAGAGAGCGTGCGGCTGTTGTTCTCCGTATCCGATACCGGCATAGGGATTCCCCACGACCGGCTCATGTCCATCTTCGAGCCTTTCACGCAACTCGACGGTTCGACGACGCGCAGATATTCGGGGACGGGGCTCGGGCTTGGCATCGTACGCCGCCTCGTGCATCTCATGGGCGGGGGGCTCAACGTCGAGAGCGCTCTGGGAGAGGGCACGGCGGTGCATGTCTGCCTGCCGTTCAGGCTTCCCTCCGGTGGCGGGGTGACCTGCGACGTCATGGACAGCACCCCTGCGCTGCGTCGCCCTCTCAAGGTGCTTGTCGCCGAGGACGAGGCGGTCAACAGAATGACCCTCAGCCGTTGCCTGCATCATCTGGGACATGAGGCCGTCTGCGTCACCAACGGGCTGGAAGCCGTCGAAGCCCTGCGGGAGGGCCGTTTCGACTGCGTACTCATGGACATCCAGATGCCCGAACTGGACGGACTGGAGGCCCTCGCGCGCATTCGCGCCGAAGCCGGCGAACAGGCGCGTGCGTTGCCGCCGGTGGTGGCGCTCACGGCCCACGCCATGGAGGGCGACCGCGAGCGCTTTCTCGCGGCAGGCATGAGCGCCTACATCCCCAAACCCATCGAACTGGGCGAACTGGAGCGGGTGCTGTTGCGTCTGGCGGCAGCCATGCCCTGA
- a CDS encoding flavodoxin → MPKALIVYGSTTGNTEYTAETIARELADAGYEVDSRDAASVEAGGLFEGFDLVLLGCSTWGDDSIELQDDFIPLFDSLEETGAQGRKVACFGCGDSSYEYFCGAVDAIEEKLKNLGAEIVQDGLRIDGDPRAARDDIVGWAHDVRGAI, encoded by the coding sequence ATGCCCAAAGCCCTCATCGTCTACGGTTCCACCACAGGCAACACGGAATACACCGCCGAAACCATCGCACGTGAACTTGCCGATGCAGGGTACGAAGTCGATAGCCGGGACGCGGCCTCTGTCGAGGCTGGCGGTCTCTTCGAAGGCTTCGACCTCGTCCTTCTCGGATGCTCGACGTGGGGTGACGACTCCATCGAACTGCAGGACGACTTCATTCCCCTTTTCGACTCCCTCGAAGAGACGGGGGCGCAGGGCCGCAAGGTGGCCTGCTTCGGCTGCGGCGACAGTTCCTACGAGTACTTCTGCGGGGCTGTCGACGCCATCGAAGAGAAGCTCAAGAACCTCGGTGCCGAAATCGTTCAGGACGGTCTTCGCATCGATGGCGACCCCCGCGCCGCCCGGGACGACATCGTCGGCTGGGCGCATGACGTGAGGGGCGCCATCTAG
- a CDS encoding DedA family protein, whose amino-acid sequence MEMLTHLIDLLLHVDKYLFQLVGEYGTLTYAILFCIVFCETGLVVTPFLPGDSLLFAAGTIAGAGHLDYPTLMGVLLAAAVGGDAVNYEIGRHVGPAIFERETRFLNKQHLQRAHDFYERHGGKAIVLARFIPIVRTFAPFVAGVATMCPTRFFMFNISGGILWVTSLVSAGYFLGNTPFVQRNFSVLIYAIIVVSVLPIAVDLVRSRMRRRG is encoded by the coding sequence ATGGAAATGCTGACGCATCTGATAGACCTGCTGCTTCACGTCGACAAGTACCTGTTTCAACTGGTCGGAGAGTATGGGACGCTGACCTATGCCATCCTGTTCTGCATCGTCTTCTGCGAGACGGGGCTGGTGGTCACTCCGTTCCTTCCCGGTGATTCGCTGCTTTTCGCGGCGGGGACCATCGCCGGGGCAGGGCATCTCGATTACCCCACGCTCATGGGCGTGCTGCTGGCTGCCGCCGTCGGCGGCGATGCCGTGAACTATGAGATAGGCCGTCATGTGGGGCCCGCCATCTTCGAGCGGGAGACACGTTTTCTCAACAAACAGCACCTGCAACGGGCACATGACTTCTATGAACGACATGGGGGCAAGGCCATCGTGCTGGCGCGATTCATCCCCATCGTGCGCACCTTCGCGCCCTTTGTCGCCGGTGTCGCCACCATGTGCCCTACGCGATTCTTCATGTTCAACATCAGCGGCGGCATCCTGTGGGTGACCTCGCTGGTCTCCGCCGGCTATTTCCTCGGCAACACGCCTTTCGTGCAGCGCAACTTCAGTGTGCTCATCTATGCCATCATCGTGGTTTCGGTGTTGCCCATCGCCGTCGACCTCGTCCGGTCGCGGATGCGGCGGCGGGGCTGA